ACCAGCAGTTTTGTAGGATACCCACACTTGAGACAAATGTATTCTCTGGGAATgttctgtacagtttatataaGAGACTTCTATGTTCACGGGACTTTTCTTATTCGTATCCACCCGAATGTTCTAGGAACACTGTCCATCATCGTCTCCTCAGAGCGAAAAACTATTCTTAGAACACATATTTTACTATCACATTTTAACTTTACACTAGTAAGCTGCTCTTATATAGTAGTAATAACAATTCTTTCCCACTGCATCTTTATCTGTATAGTTCTAAAATTCTCGGGGTCTCTGTGCTACTCCTCTTTAGGTGAAAAACACTGACACTTGgtcatgtaaattatttttcccaaaaGCTTTTCCGGAACTCTTATTTCGGTCGCACTTACGTTTATCCAGAATTTTACCTCGTGTATATACTAGTATCTATTCATCTGTCTCTGAAGTCGCAAAATATTCCCATCTGCGATGCATTCTACTCATACTTCTTACAATtcgtattatttttctgtttttcatatacgCTACTTAGCCAAATTCCAGATATATTTCTACcctcaaaaatattacaaaacgaaaccttttcttttttttcatctcgCTTACTTGTCGAAGATCTCTGTACGAGAACCTTCATACACTTAACAGAGTTCCATCATTTCAAAAGCTATGAGGCGGTCGCTTTTCTACTACTATCATATTGGAATAAATTACCTCCACCGATGTCAGTCCTTTGAATACCGGATTATTTACAAGCTTATGATCAAAACCCACATTCCAGATCATCACTAAAAATAGCTTAGGATATATCTGCTTGTGGCAACATCGTTATTTCCCTAAGAGTACAAGATATTTTGACGAAAATATTTACCACAATCATATCCCACATGGTTTGTAATTCCCcactgaatttttcatttgcagCAGGGTAATGCAATTTTAGAGGAAAAATTACCTGCAATTCACTCCAAAAGGATTAGAATGGTAAACATTACATATGGCAGAGTCACGTAGATCTATAGACaatcataaaattatatgtaaactaaAGGGAAGGCAGAACAAAAAGAAGATTATGTATAAACTTAATATTCAGAAACTAAAAGATGATTATTACTAAATTTCCAAATCACTAAGATACTCAGAATTACAGATATCATGGCACTTAATGAGATCgcatttttaatagtaaaatgcatttttcctaacttacaaacccttggtcctttacatatggggaataATTTCGGCGTAGCTGAACAAGCtgctaaagacttacaaggcatcatgagttggtattactaccatttgggcatgtggttggtaacagtgggaaacccACGGTGCCAACCGCCCAGattcacgcattcactttactttccggCCTTGTCTGATGTGGACGTGTTTTGCAGCTCTCTGCTCAGACTTTCTGGATGCTAAAGCTTCAACCTGTTCACGGtgtgttttttcctgttttcattttggcATGTTccctgtgtatttgtgcgtgtttgtaaaaTGGATGATCTTTTGCAAACCCATGACCTGGATAAGCCTGTGCGCCGGATTTGCCCTGGTAAGGACAAAAAGTGTGGCACCTTCCGCTGTAGCGCGGAATCAGACCTCCACTGCCTTTGCTTAAAATGTTGCAAAGGGAGCAAGGACCCCCCTGATTATACTGTTAATGACCCCTGTGATGAGTGTAGGCTTTGGTCTCccgagcagtgggataggtactcTCGTAGACCCAGATATAAGTGGAAGGAATCCAAGGTGTCGGAGGGGCTGTCTTTGGCTTCTTTGACTCCAATTATTGCTGTTAATCCTTCTCAGTCCTATCTGAGTCCTGACGGCCTCCCCTTACTGCCCATCTCCCTGTCCCGTGTCTGCATTCGCAGTCGCAGAGGAGGCGAGATCGGTCGACCTAGCCTACACTCCTCTCAGTTCCCCCCCCTCACCCAGAGTCCCTCATCTCTGGATTAGGGGGGGGATGCACTGCCTGCCTTTGTCTTCTTCCTCAGGTTTGGGATCTGTGCCGGGTTTGAGTCAGGCGTGGGAGTCGCTCGGGATGGTTGGCAATCCTGATTTGTCATCGCTTCTCGAGCACGTCAGCTCGGTGGTGCGGGCAGGTGTACTGCCCCTCCCCCCACTACTCACATGGTGGATGCTCTCATGACCACCACCACTACTGCTGTGTTGCCGAGGAGCGTGGTGACTTCGGTGGGAATGCATCATGCATATGGTGTGATCCCTAACCCTGCCACCTCAGGGTCGACGCTGGCCGGCCAGGTCTGCTCGGTCACTCCACCACCTCCCGGCTACTCTCTCACGCCTCCTGCCTCGCTTCCACCATTACCCGTGCCTGCCCCGGACCGTCCGACGTTCCCTGTGTTACCGATCGTTCCCGACAGCGGACGCTCCCAGCTAGATTCGCCTTGACCAGTTGCTCCTGCCTCCGTACCTGCGCCAGTTTCCATCAACCCCATATGGTCTGTCTTCGGCAAGCTGGGGGATGTGTTCTTATCTCTGAttgataggaagaagaagaagaagcgtgcTCGTCAACCATCCccgtcttcgtcttcctcttcttcctcgtcGTCATCATCCTCGTCTCCGTCTTTgtcctcctttccccctcccccttctaagTCCAATTGGGCTAGGAATGGGAGGGCGGCTCCTCCCCTTCTAAGAAGACTGGCTCTGCTAAGGCAGCGCTCTCCCCCACCTCAGGGACAAACTGCTGGTTCTCTCGCCAAGAAGGGCACCTTGGTACCCTCCTCAGACAGTTTGGGAGCTTCTTCCTCCCCAACTGGTTCTATTTCGGCGCCTCTCAAGTGTGTGTTGCTGAAAGCACGATCTCCTCTGGGAGACCGCACAGTCTTGACCTCTGTCACGAGTTCGGGCATGGAACGAGAGAAGGGGAGGAACCTTCGGgcttctcccccacccaaaccATCGCCCTTGCCCAAACTGGACAAGGGTACAGCAGGGAGGGTGCCCAAGGACGTCTCGTCCCCGAAGGCGTCGGGGATATCAATGAAAGGATCCCCACAGCCTTCTTCGTCTGTTTTGACACTGAAGAAGGCCAGAACATGCCCGGACGATAGGGATGGTAGCCTCCAATTGGCAGTCTGTGCTCCTGCGTTGGTCTCCTCTGCATGCCCCAGTGTCGAGGCTCGTCCAGCGTTGGAGGGTGGATCGGCTGTGAGGAGACCGTCCCCTGATCATCGTGACGGTCACTTGCCCAGATGAGCCAGTCCGCCTAGGCCATCTCACGATCCTCCATTGGGGGCCGGGGACCGTGAGGGTTCATTGCCTCCACTGGCTATACCAGTGGATGAGACGGTAGTGTTCGCTCTGTCTCTCCCACCCCCTCAACTTCCTCAGGATTCTCTGGGAGGGAACAGGGGGTCGGTAGGATTGCTGGGGCTGAGGCCCTTGGGCAGTCAGCTTCAGGAGTGTTCGGCCCTCCCTCGCTCCAAGCGAGCAAAAGGTCGTACGCTGCTGTCGTGCTAGGCAGAGAGACGGGGCCTGTCTTGGGCTCTCGTGAGGGTGGGGCCTTCCCGGATGACTGTCTCTCAAAGGGTCCTCTTCCGAGACATCCGGACACTCCAGAAATGCAGAGGGCGTTTGTGGAAGTCGTTGCGCTGATCTGTCAGCACAATGGCCTGGAGGAACAGCTTCCAGCCCATTTGGAAGAACGGTCATCCAGACTAGAGGAGTTCTATGCATCCAGGAGGAAGCCCAAACCCTCTCTTGGTCTACTGTGGTCTCCCTTAGTGGACTGCATTCTCAGCCACGTGAACGATTGTCTCCGGACCGTCGTCGTCGCTTCGCTCGGCTCAGGCTACCACGCTGTTACCTCACCTTCTACCGAGACAGAAGAAGTAGTACATTCCGTCGGAAGGTGTACTGCAGCAGAAGGTCGTGGAACCAGGGCTGACTCGTTTAGCACCTGGTGCCACTTCAGCTCAGCTACTGGTAGAGCAGGCGGTTTTCTCGCAAGCTGAGATGAGCGCTTTGGAGGGTAGGGCTCTGTCTGCCCTCCAGGCGATCTCTTGGCTCGACAACTGGGCCTTTGCATTGTCGAGAATTGCAGCCTCGTCTACCCAGAGCGAGGATCCGATcttcaggagtctttgccagtctgggggtaaGGCTATTTCCTTTATGACCCACCAGGCGGCAAACCTCTGGGCCaacctggtgctgaagagaagggatgcggTGCTATCCCAGATTGTCAGGTCACTAGGTACAGAAGCTGCAGTGTCTCTGCGTAATGGGCCCATTCTGGACTCCACCTTCCTCTTCCCCAAGGGGGGAGGTGAACGATGCATTGGACAAGAGAAAGGCCGACGAACGCGACTGTTTTGTCCACCATGCAGCGACGAAAGGTGTTGCGCAGCCCTCTCATCCAGCGGCCCAGTCCCTGAACCAGGCTAGCACCCCAGCCCCGAAGAAGTCTGGTGCTTCGACAGCCGCTCAGGGTAAAGTCCAGCCCTCTACTTCTTCCTCCGCGGAAGAAACCACAGGGTCCCTTTCGCCAACCTGTCCCCCCCAAGAGGAAAGGTAAGGGcaagaagaggggaggagctcaCTAGGGACAGTGAGCCCCCTCAGATGCTATCATAGGTGGGGGGGGGCTATccagccattgggcaacgtggtaGCGATACGGAGCGGAGACCTGGGtggtggatgtccttcaggagggatattTTCTACCCTTCGTGTCACTGCCTCCCCTTACCGACACTCCGGTCCAGTTCCCATCTTATCTCCAAGACCCCCTGAAGAAACAGGTCCTTCTTCAGGAGGTCAAAACGATGTTGAGCAAGGGTGCCATCGAAGTCATCGAGGATCGGTCCCTGGGCttctacagcaggatctttctcaTGGAGAAGGCCTCCGGCGGCTGGAGACTGGTGGTCGACCTGTCTCCCCTGAATCATTTCGTTTGCCAGACacggttcacgatggagacggtATGGACAGTACTGTCGGCcgtcagggagaacgacttcatgctgaTGGTCGACTTGATGGACgcatactttcaggtaccagttcaTCTGTCGTCTTGTTGGTACCCTCGCTTTGTCCTCAACGGAGTGGTCTACCAATTCAAGGTTCTCTGTTCTGGTCTGTCGACCGCTCCACAGGTGTTCATGAGAGTGTTCACCCTCATTTCAGTTTGGGTTcattcgcacgggatacgtctactgaggtatctcgacgattggctaatcctggcaagctcccgcttgcagttgctacaggacagggaccATCTCCTTGGGTTGTGTCACGAACTGGGTGTCGTGATCAACTTTTGGAAGTCGGATCTCACTCCCAAACAGAGGACtcagtacctgggcatgctgattgACAAGGCAGCAAGCAGAGTCCTCCCTTCTAAGGCTCAGATCAGCACGTTCAGGAAGGTGGCGAGGCAGTTCCTGTCACAACAGGACCAACCTGCTCAACAGTGGCAAGTTGTGATTGGCCATCTGTCATCCTTGGAGAAACTCGTTCCGCATAGGCAACTCCACCTTCAGTCTCTCCAGTGGGGACTGAGGGACTTCTGGGATCAATCTCGGGAACCCCAGTCGGTCCTCGTCCCCATCTCCCAGGAGGTGAGGGACGATCTCGcatggtggttggacgacaggaacctttGCATAGGGACACCTCTGTCTTCTCGCCCCCCGGACTTGCTTCTTTTTTCAGACGCATCGAAGGAGGGCTGGGGTGCACACCCGGAGGAGTTGCTGATTTCAGGCATGTGGAACCAGCACAACtggcaccttcacatcaatgtcTTGGAGATAAAGGCAGCGTTCTTAGGTCTTCAGTGCTTCCAGGACCGTTTGATGGGACACTTGGTAGcattgatgagcgacaacacgaccatggtggcatacgtcaacaagcaagggggtcttGTCTCCCGGGCTCTTCACGAGTTGATGTTACAGGTGCATCAATGGGCAGTCGCCCACTCTGTGGAGCTGttggccaggtacattccaggcaagaggaatgtcctgGCGGACACGCTCAGCCGTCAGGATCAGGTAGTGGGATCCGAGTGGTCCCTCCATCAGAGCAAGGCGGACAAGCTCTTCAACCTGTGGGGGCGTCCGGTAGTCGACCTGTTCGCCACCCAGTACAACAGAAAGCTTCCGACCTTCTTCTCTGTCATACTGGACCCATGGGCAGCGGCAGAAGATGCCTTCCAAcactcgtgggacaacctcgaagtgtatgcctttcccccgttctgtcTCCTTCGCCCAGTTCTCAGTCGGGTTCTGGTGTCGATGAACCTTCATATGATCCTGGTGGCCCCCAAGCGTCCGGAAGCCACTTGATAtccagacctgctggctctgctctCTGACGTTCTGAGAGAACTTCCCCTCTGGCACAACCTGCTTTGTCAGCCCCTCGCACAACCTGCTTCGTCAGCCCCACGTAGAACGGTACCACCACACCGTGGCATCCCTGTCTCTTCtcgcctggaggttatccactatctcttgcgagcgagaggcttttctcgctgGGCAgtgacagagatggcaggatacctcaggaagtTCTCCGCAGATGTTTACCAGGGtaagtgggccgtcttctgtggttggtgtagTAGACGGGGTTACTCTCTGGTTggagccactcttcagcaggtagcggatttcctcgtcttcctttgTTGGGAGAAGCTCTTATAAGTTTCAGTGGTGAAAGGATACAGGGCAGCCTTAGCCTTGGTCCAGAAACTGAAAGGCATCGATATTTCATCATCCCTGGAAATATCCTTGCTGATGAagagcttcgaacggtcttgcccatcCAGGGAATTCAGGCCCCGGAGTGGGACGTGTCTCTCGTTTTGTGGAGCCTTACTCATGCCCCTTATGAGCCACTACGAGAGgccacagacagggatctgactctcaagactgtcttccttcTAGCCCTGGCATTGGCAAAGAGGATAAGTGAATTACAGGgactttccttttcagttataCACCCAAGGAGATGGGCTTCAGTAACGCTCGAATTTGTCTCTGGAGTTCGTAGTGAAAACTCAAAACCCAGCGGTCCCTGATGCTCCGTTTGAGTCTTTCACAATCCCATCCCTGAGtgactttgtagataatgacccTGACGAGTTACAACTCTGTCCTTgggaccagtggtggctgctcaacaagctgTGTAACTTTAACCAGCTCCCGCATGGGACAGAGTTGCACCTCGTCTGTTGTATGTGAGTGATTGGGCGTGAGaggtgagtgactggctctctcttccCCCGTCATCCTACCCTTTCCCTCGGGCAGATAGTTACGCAGTACAAGCTGAACCAGACGTCTGACGCAGGTGAGTTTCATTACTTGAGTGTCCTATCTTTGTTGCCTTTCAGGTACACATTAGATATGATGTCCCCTCTTTCCCCTACAAGGCGGGGAAGGGGTTGCAGGCTAATTACCAAACCCATTCTGTATGTTGGTCCTTAGTCCCTGACGTTTCCCAATCACCCCTGCTGTGGCTGGGAAGGGTTCTCGCTGGCTTTCACCTCGCTGTGTGATCGTTTACTTACGTAACCTCGTCACAGCTGGGACGGTCTAGTAGACTGGCCCGTATCACCACAGTTCTCACAACGGTGTTCACGGTCTGGTGGCCATATCCTCCTGGCTCTTACCCCAGGTGAACATAAGGTGCGTTGAACCtccagtcattcagagacctccactcagattcctcccaccgaatcttgagtccccatatgtaaaggaccaagaGTTTGtaattgtgtaggaacaaatcgcatttttaagagtaaaatgcatttttcctaacatacaaacccgaggtcctttactcaggttacccacctcagccgccccacaatctgccctagaccCTTTAGCTTATTTTGTACGTAAGATTCGTGTAGAGCCCATACAGGATGAAACTGTCTCGGGTAATCTAAAAGCAAGTATCATGCAATTAAAtcgtattattgttattaaggctatataaatggatataagaAAGTAAGCgggtaaatgaaaagcaaatatatcTACTCATGAATTCCTGCAAGGATAGAGGACTTACAAACGGCTGCAAAGAGGAACTAATGATCAATGACCTTCCTAAAAcctgtattttattattctaaCCAAAAAATACTCCTCCACATAGCTTATCCTCTACATGCACAACATGTcacaaaatccataaaaaaaaaacaaaaagaaacatctTAGAGTGTATTTCCAAAGCAAAGAGAGATTACTTCGCGATTACTAAATCTCACCTGCAAATTCGAGATCTGATACATTCGACAAAGATATAAGAACAAGATGATAcgaatattagaaaaagcaaagataacTCCGGTTACAGGAaaacaagtgaatatatatattgactgtcTGTAAATCAAATGGGatattttatcttcaaaataGTGCTGCGAAAACATAAGTTCGCAGACGattttatcagcatgaaaattCATGCAAAAAGAGTGACACATCCATTAGCGTTATTTACAAAACTGGGTTAAAAACTGACTTGTattaaagataaaagtaaaatataacctGATATAACGAGTATGAAACTCAAAAAGGTTTAcgatttgacagagagagagagagagagagaaaattaagtatacctcagtttaaccagaccactgagctgataaacagctctcctagggctggcccaaaggattagatttatttaatgtggctaagaaccaattggttacctagcaaaaagttaagtataccttagtttaaccaggccactgagctgattaacagctctcctagggctggcccgaaggattagatttattttacgtggctaagaaccatttggttacctagcaacgggacctacagcatattgtggaatccgaaccacattagaacgagaaatgaatttctatcaccaaaaataaattcctctaattcttcattggccggtcggagaatcaaacgcgggtCCAGCAGTGTGCTAgttgagaacgataccaacccgtccaatgagaaactggttacctagcaacggaacctacagcttattgtggaatccgaaccaaattataacgagagacgaatttctatcaccagaaataaatttctctaattcttcattggccggtcggagaatcaaacacgggcccagcagaatgctagccgagaatgataccaacccgtccaatgaagaacttagagagagagagagagagagagagagagagagagagagagagagctgctcacGGACCaacgaattttattattttaagttataATTAGGGCTAAATGCTTGATCTTCTAAGATGTTGTTTTCTACGCAGAATCTAAGAGGTCCTTCAGCCAATAAACCGTAAGTTACTTTCTCAAATACATCCCTGTTTAAATTACGCATTAAGAGGTCTAAATAACAGCCCAATTCATTGATCGTGAACACTATATCAGTTCATAATTTTAAACCAATTATGTCAGTGAATATACTAATACATATGTCGACCAGAAAAtggcaaattataaaataatactcGGAGGAGATACCCTTGgactatataaaattaaaacttcaacGGACTGAAATCAGATCGTGAAGGTTCTGTAACGCGCTAATATTCTAAATCAACGGTGCTCGGATAACTGAAGATAAAGAAggataaaataaacgaaaatatttcaaaatcatatcCGTAATTACCTCTGCTTAAACAATAGACCTGGGAACATATGACGAATAGAAGACAATGTCAAAAACCAAGAAAATGAAGCTgctgaaagtaataaaattagaaaatgatggcacaagaaaaaataacatagaaattggattttaaaaataattaaacacatacatatacacacacataatatatatatatatatatatatatatatatatatatatatatatatatatatatatatatatatatatatatatatatatttatatatatatatatatatatatatatatatatatatatatatatatatatatatatatatatatatatatatatatatatatataatggatgcatgtgtgtgtgttccagcataactctaaattgaaatgcattgagcaatttcatccaaacttggtatacatatgacttactttctggaaaagaatactgtgagggtaagacatcactagcaccaaaaggccccaaaggggatgggggtgggaagggcttccctgaaacggggctggttctgcctgtagacttagtaactaaataaactctatgaatttaccatacctcatttcagtatgcATACTgtacgacttactatctggaatagaatactgtgggggtaagccatcactggcaccaaaggggatgggaaggggaagggggtgacatgtaaaaatgaccgaaaagacagatattagtgtctcatccatagttttcaagatagCTGacatgaatggtgacactcccgatgctttaagcccaagttcagtcctgatggGAAGCGGGGGCAggagttttcgaggttgctgagatgaatagtaatattccagatgccctttaagtccaagttgatCTGCGATAGGAATcagaggtgagaaggggtgaaatgtaaaatgtcaaaaatgctgggcaatgtaactgaagcaactatcttaacaggaaaggagagagagagagagagagagagagagagagagagagagagagagagagagagagagagagagagagagtttactggtttgctattcagagttttcccaggcagcaccaggtttatcagctttatatatatatatatatatatatatatatatatatatatatatatatatatatatatatatatatatatatatatatatatatatatatatatattcctcacttttccctctttctcctccctaataccacttctactctctctctctctctctctcacttcatctccctctcattctctctttgtcacccccttcccaacccccaccctctttggtgccattgatgtcttaactccccagtattcttttccaaacagTGAGTCATATGCATACT
This DNA window, taken from Macrobrachium rosenbergii isolate ZJJX-2024 chromosome 4, ASM4041242v1, whole genome shotgun sequence, encodes the following:
- the LOC136837936 gene encoding uncharacterized protein; the protein is METVWTVLSAVRENDFMLMVDLMDAYFQVPVHLSSCWYPRFVLNGVVYQFKVLCSGLSTAPQVFMRVFTLISVWVHSHGIRLLRYLDDWLILASSRLQLLQDRDHLLGLCHELGVVINFWKSDLTPKQRTQYLGMLIDKAASRVLPSKAQISTFRKVARQFLSQQDQPAQQWQVVIGHLSSLEKLVPHRQLHLQSLQWGLRDFWDQSREPQSVLVPISQEVRDDLAWWLDDRNLCIGTPLSSRPPDLLLFSDASKEGWGAHPEELLISGMWNQHNWHLHINVLEIKAAFLGLQCFQDRLMGHLVALMSDNTTMVAYVNKQGGLVSRALHELMLQVHQWAVAHSVELLARYIPGKRNVLADTLSRQDQVVGSEWSLHQSKADKLFNLWGRPVVDLFATQYNRKLPTFFSVILDPWAAAEDAFQHSWDNLEVYAFPPFCLLRPVLSRVLVSMNLHMILVAPKRPEAT